In Helianthus annuus cultivar XRQ/B chromosome 9, HanXRQr2.0-SUNRISE, whole genome shotgun sequence, the following are encoded in one genomic region:
- the LOC110878944 gene encoding DNA-directed RNA polymerase III subunit RPC5 isoform X1, with translation MDIDFGDLDAPSKAPAPKAGKFAPKNSKFKPVAKPKTEPEPSEIKPITVPKVELDDDTPMPPSKPEIDPPVHSETNGNETNGSVKNDTDDMELDDNQEEEGEDKVVREIDVFFTSNHANSKLYVLQYPLRPHWRPYELDDRCSEVRVKPKTAEMELDMSVQADSENFDTDVDLDKVMRKQVLSTAWRPPVANGYAVGILIRNELYLKPVDAVVQLRPSMQHLKHRTTAMDEEVVKKEKSVKQVKKQGKPPVAVTEQNTDATPEEQWIPLKYHGETSPLSYRYMENMVARQDCHIQFSMNQSDYIDSLCPATSGKPRPKGSSLSALLKLPLEERFKRRLVEGPTANRYTALKHIAPDASDEDIFKVLKEHAVLVQGWWVAKPKLKFSTAGGKDLLLRNYALLQLSRNPIFQEGKLPRQTGLSELVKVVLDEYAARRESFRDWKFRECPDESFIKNYPDIVKDQKENWDRVEPEIMARLYPKNLKTNIGDRRPLASNSTNAVAPKTATVPPSKPVIQDETREVLPKALQKLFHAYKVCSINQIRQRLRDMATAVSQETRKNPREVKDAVAAADAPLEELQRILTQIAVNIHGSFVLKSSPDHPQYDELRKIVIDLFLAEGPGGKLKKAKISAAVKEQLKRDMTNNEYQKVLSELCVSQSTGWVLKSGDSPT, from the exons ATGGATATCGATTTCGGCGACCTCGATGCTCCATCCAAGGCTCCGGCTCCGAAAGCGGGGAAGTTCGCCCCTAAAAACTCCAAGTTTAAACCCGTCGCTAAACCCAAAACCGAACCCGAGCCATCCGAAATCAAACCCATAACCGTTCCTAAAGTGGAGCTTGATGATGACACGCCCATGCCGCCCTCAAAGCCTGAAATTGATCCACCTGTTCATAGTGAAACTAACGGTAACGAAACCAATGGTAGTGTGAAAAACGATACTGATGATATGGAACTAGATGATAAtcaagaagaagaaggagaagatAAAGTTGTTCGAGAAATTGATGTTTTCTTTACTTCTAATCATGCTAATTCTAAG CTATATGTTTTGCAGTATCCTTTGAGGCCGCATTGGCGCCCTTACGAGCTAGATGACAGGTGTTCGGAG GTTAGAGTGAAACCGAAGACTGCTGAGATGGAGCTTGATATGTCTGTTCAAGCGGATTCGGAGAATTTTGATACTGATGTTGATCTTGACAAAGTAATGCGGAAGCAG GTATTGTCGACTGCGTGGAGGCCGCCGGTAGCAAATGGTTACGCTGTAGGGATTCTGATTCGTAACGAG TTATACCTCAAACCCGTTGATGCAGTTGTGCAGCTACGGCCTTCAATGCAACATCTTAAGCATCGGACCACAGCTATGGATGAGGAGGTTGTCAAGAAAGAAAAATCTGTAAAGCAAGTCAAGAAACAG GGTAAGCCACCAGTAGCTGTAACTGAGCAAAACACCGATGCTACACCTGAAGAG CAGTGGATTCCTCTCAAGTACCATGGAGAAACGAGTCCGTTGTCATATCGATACATGGAAAATATGGTTGCACGACAAGATTGTCACATACAATTTTCCATGAATCA GTCTGATTATATTGACTCCTTGTGTCCTGCAACAAGTGGCAAACCCAGACCTAAAGGGTCATCTCTAAG CGCATTGCTCAAACTTCCACTTGAAGAGCGTTTTAAGAGACGCCTTGTTGAG GGGCCTACAGCAAATCGATATACTGCTCTTAAACACATAGCTCCAGATGCTAGTGATGAAGATATTTTCAAAGTCCTGAAGGAGCATGCCGTTTTGGTTCAAGGATGGTGGGTTGCAAAACCTAAATTGAAGTTTTCGACTGCCGGTGGAAAGGATCTTTTACTCAGAAATTATGCATTGCTTCAGTTAAGCAGAAATCCTATTTTTCAAGAAGGGAAGCTACCGAGACAAACCGGACTCAGCGAACTTGTGAAAGTCGTATTGGATGAGTATGCTGCAAGACGAGAGTCCTTCAGGGATTGGAAGTTTAGAGAGTGTCCCGATGAGTCGTTTATTAAAAATTATCCCGACATTGTTAAGGATCAGAAGGAAAATTGGGATCGTGTGGAGCCAGAGATAATGGCACGTTTATATCCAAAGAACCTGAAAACTAATATCGGTGATAGGCGTCCTTTAGCGTCAAATAGTACTAACGCTGTTGCACCAAAAACCGCAACTGTACCACCTTCTAAACCTGTAATTCAAGATGAAACTCGAGAAGTATTACCCAAGGCCCTTCAGAAACTTTTCCACGCTTACAAGGTTTGCAG CATCAACCAAATACGCCAACGATTGCGTGACATGGCAACAGCAGTTTCTCAAGAGACACGGAAGAACCCCCGAGAAGTCAAAGATGCAGTTGCTGCAGCAGATGCACCTCTGGAAGAGCTTCAAAGAATCTTAACTCAAATTGCTGTTAACATACATGGATCTTTTGTTCTAAAATCATCACCCGATCATCCTCAATACGATGaattgag GAAAATTGTCATAGACCTTTTTTTAGCTGAAGGGCCTGGAGGGAAGCTCAAGAAGGCCAAAATTTCTGCTGCTGTCAAGGAGCAGCTGAAAAGAGATATGACTAATAATGAGTATCAAAAG GTTTTGAGTGAACTATGCGTTTCACAAAGTACTGGATGGGTTTTGAAGAGTGGGGACAGTCCAACATAA
- the LOC110878944 gene encoding DNA-directed RNA polymerase III subunit RPC5 isoform X2: MDIDFGDLDAPSKAPAPKAGKFAPKNSKFKPVAKPKTEPEPSEIKPITVPKVELDDDTPMPPSKPEIDPPVHSETNGNETNGSVKNDTDDMELDDNQEEEGEDKVVREIDVFFTSNHANSKLYVLQYPLRPHWRPYELDDRCSEVRVKPKTAEMELDMSVQADSENFDTDVDLDKVMRKQVLSTAWRPPVANGYAVGILIRNELYLKPVDAVVQLRPSMQHLKHRTTAMDEEVVKKEKSVKQVKKQGKPPVAVTEQNTDATPEEWIPLKYHGETSPLSYRYMENMVARQDCHIQFSMNQSDYIDSLCPATSGKPRPKGSSLSALLKLPLEERFKRRLVEGPTANRYTALKHIAPDASDEDIFKVLKEHAVLVQGWWVAKPKLKFSTAGGKDLLLRNYALLQLSRNPIFQEGKLPRQTGLSELVKVVLDEYAARRESFRDWKFRECPDESFIKNYPDIVKDQKENWDRVEPEIMARLYPKNLKTNIGDRRPLASNSTNAVAPKTATVPPSKPVIQDETREVLPKALQKLFHAYKVCSINQIRQRLRDMATAVSQETRKNPREVKDAVAAADAPLEELQRILTQIAVNIHGSFVLKSSPDHPQYDELRKIVIDLFLAEGPGGKLKKAKISAAVKEQLKRDMTNNEYQKVLSELCVSQSTGWVLKSGDSPT; this comes from the exons ATGGATATCGATTTCGGCGACCTCGATGCTCCATCCAAGGCTCCGGCTCCGAAAGCGGGGAAGTTCGCCCCTAAAAACTCCAAGTTTAAACCCGTCGCTAAACCCAAAACCGAACCCGAGCCATCCGAAATCAAACCCATAACCGTTCCTAAAGTGGAGCTTGATGATGACACGCCCATGCCGCCCTCAAAGCCTGAAATTGATCCACCTGTTCATAGTGAAACTAACGGTAACGAAACCAATGGTAGTGTGAAAAACGATACTGATGATATGGAACTAGATGATAAtcaagaagaagaaggagaagatAAAGTTGTTCGAGAAATTGATGTTTTCTTTACTTCTAATCATGCTAATTCTAAG CTATATGTTTTGCAGTATCCTTTGAGGCCGCATTGGCGCCCTTACGAGCTAGATGACAGGTGTTCGGAG GTTAGAGTGAAACCGAAGACTGCTGAGATGGAGCTTGATATGTCTGTTCAAGCGGATTCGGAGAATTTTGATACTGATGTTGATCTTGACAAAGTAATGCGGAAGCAG GTATTGTCGACTGCGTGGAGGCCGCCGGTAGCAAATGGTTACGCTGTAGGGATTCTGATTCGTAACGAG TTATACCTCAAACCCGTTGATGCAGTTGTGCAGCTACGGCCTTCAATGCAACATCTTAAGCATCGGACCACAGCTATGGATGAGGAGGTTGTCAAGAAAGAAAAATCTGTAAAGCAAGTCAAGAAACAG GGTAAGCCACCAGTAGCTGTAACTGAGCAAAACACCGATGCTACACCTGAAGAG TGGATTCCTCTCAAGTACCATGGAGAAACGAGTCCGTTGTCATATCGATACATGGAAAATATGGTTGCACGACAAGATTGTCACATACAATTTTCCATGAATCA GTCTGATTATATTGACTCCTTGTGTCCTGCAACAAGTGGCAAACCCAGACCTAAAGGGTCATCTCTAAG CGCATTGCTCAAACTTCCACTTGAAGAGCGTTTTAAGAGACGCCTTGTTGAG GGGCCTACAGCAAATCGATATACTGCTCTTAAACACATAGCTCCAGATGCTAGTGATGAAGATATTTTCAAAGTCCTGAAGGAGCATGCCGTTTTGGTTCAAGGATGGTGGGTTGCAAAACCTAAATTGAAGTTTTCGACTGCCGGTGGAAAGGATCTTTTACTCAGAAATTATGCATTGCTTCAGTTAAGCAGAAATCCTATTTTTCAAGAAGGGAAGCTACCGAGACAAACCGGACTCAGCGAACTTGTGAAAGTCGTATTGGATGAGTATGCTGCAAGACGAGAGTCCTTCAGGGATTGGAAGTTTAGAGAGTGTCCCGATGAGTCGTTTATTAAAAATTATCCCGACATTGTTAAGGATCAGAAGGAAAATTGGGATCGTGTGGAGCCAGAGATAATGGCACGTTTATATCCAAAGAACCTGAAAACTAATATCGGTGATAGGCGTCCTTTAGCGTCAAATAGTACTAACGCTGTTGCACCAAAAACCGCAACTGTACCACCTTCTAAACCTGTAATTCAAGATGAAACTCGAGAAGTATTACCCAAGGCCCTTCAGAAACTTTTCCACGCTTACAAGGTTTGCAG CATCAACCAAATACGCCAACGATTGCGTGACATGGCAACAGCAGTTTCTCAAGAGACACGGAAGAACCCCCGAGAAGTCAAAGATGCAGTTGCTGCAGCAGATGCACCTCTGGAAGAGCTTCAAAGAATCTTAACTCAAATTGCTGTTAACATACATGGATCTTTTGTTCTAAAATCATCACCCGATCATCCTCAATACGATGaattgag GAAAATTGTCATAGACCTTTTTTTAGCTGAAGGGCCTGGAGGGAAGCTCAAGAAGGCCAAAATTTCTGCTGCTGTCAAGGAGCAGCTGAAAAGAGATATGACTAATAATGAGTATCAAAAG GTTTTGAGTGAACTATGCGTTTCACAAAGTACTGGATGGGTTTTGAAGAGTGGGGACAGTCCAACATAA